GACTTTAAGCTGTTATAGCGACAAAGGGTGAGcccacatattaaacaataTGAAAGTTCAATATGCACGTGAAGGCAGATGAGTCAAAACTTTCTGCAATATAGTGTATGCTACAATACCCAGGTCAGTTTTGTGTGTTACAATTAGTCAACACATTGTCAACCTAGTGTATAAGAATGTGATACAGTACATTGTGATTCACACTGAAGCAAACATGGTCCACTCAATTACATTTTTAGGATTCAATAAAGGATGGAGTGATAATAGATGTCCTGAGATCAATATTAgtcattaaacattaaaatgtgctTTAAAATATCAACATGTGATTTTAGCAGTATTTTGTTTTAGATCGTAAATCCCAACAAATGCCCTCTGGTGCCACTTCCCCCCTCCGACTCAGCCAACAGCCTGCAATAAACTTCAAGGGGTGTAGTGGATATTTTAGTCAAACAGATAACACATTTCCTAATAGGAGTGATAAAAGTGGGAATACCCACAAATTTGACCATATAATGAGGTATATTTTGGTATCACCACTATGGAAATGTGGAGGAGACGTGTATGCCACACAGGAATATCTTGCATTGTAAGCCTAAAGACAAACGTCATGGTATTATTAGGATGTACACATGAACTGTAGATCCACTAAAGGCATACTACGCTTGTGTGTACATTTATTATACAGCTGCTTCCTTTGTGTGTGCATCACAGCAGCGAGGCACAGTTCTTCAACAGCAGGGGTTTGGCTAAATCCAGAATGTCCAAGTTGGGATCGAGAGACCTTCCCAGGCCTTCCAGCACCATGATAGCGAAAATTATTGAGGAAAAGTTGCTCTCCAGCTTGACCTGGAAACACGGTGACAAGCGAAATACATATTTGACAGATAAATAAGATTCTGTTaagatcaattttttttttttaaagtataaaaaCCTGGTGATGTTATACCTTGTGTTTGATGAGTAGGCCAAAGACTCTGGAAAGTAAGTCGGCTACCTGGACCTgcaagcaaagaaaacaaaccccAGCAAAGAACTATGTAACCACTATTAAAAATCACTGATTATGTAGTGAAGCCTGTCCATAGTGTTAACATTTGTGTTAACTTTCCTcatatctccaaaagttgattctgttcatctggacgtagcgttttgtgggagaaacgtttcgtcatcatccaagtgacttcttcagtctcagctgactgcaggtttccccaatcttataaacagtacatttgcataatgactgaaaccagctcactgaaggaacaatgggctgggaggtcagttccttaatcttaattatgcaaattctcatgaccattgatcaacaaccactgaccaaaacccactgatcaatggtcatgagtacCAGTcacagagttggggaatggctgcaatcacagcattgtaagatggcgaaagatgtacccttaggccccctcctcgattcagagatggtctttcccttttcatgtaaatggcctccttgactccgcgctcaaaccagtgttcctccctgtcctgtacatcctcatccttgaaagagtgtccactggcctgtaggtgtaaatagactgcatagccctggcctgacgaggtagctcttctgtgttgtgccatccgcttcgccagaggttgtttggtttccccgatgtataaatcctggcaatcctcctggcacttaacagcgtacactatgttactctgtgtcAGGGGACCCGATCCTCGGGGTAGACCAagttttggcgcagcgtgttttggggtttaaaaggttttcgcttgggcagcggttttccttctctcctggatcgactggagctttctttagttgcctttccagctttgacaaaagtccagctgggataaccacatttactcagggccttcttgatgtgctgttcttctgcttccctggccgctgtgtcagtggggatggtgttcgctctgtgttgtagcgtcctaatgacacccagtttgtgctccagtggatgatgagagtcaaaccttaaatactgatccgtatgtgtaggtttacggtacacgtcagcttttagatgtcccccattactgacGGAAacctcacagtctaagaaggctaacctgccacagGAATTAGGATCCCAACGaggattaaggaactgacctcccagcccattgttccttcagtgggctggtttcagtcattatgcaaatgtactgtttataagattggggaaacctgcagtcagctgagactgaagaagtcacttggatgagtgacgaaacgtttctcccacaaaacgctacgtccagatgaacagaatcaacttttggagatttactttcctggatgattgagaatgcatcaagaaaCTTTCCTCATAGTTTACGTAACTTCCACATACAAATACGACAAAGACATTGACTccacacacaaaaatgaaaaccaatAACTGATTTGAGTTTGGATTGGCCAAATTCACAACAGCTTTGGTTTTGGATTTTTATGATCAGGCCTCTCGTACAGTTTATTGCTTCACTAGAAGGTTTTTAGATAAGAATAGTTTTGCATGAATTTATGTTGAGGCCAATTTATTTTATctacacattttcatttttcagaaaGCTGTAGTGAAGAGGAAAACGATTAAAAATTCTAAAAGCAAACAATACAGATACAAAATAGACATGTATCAAGTTGCTGGAATCACAAAAGGAgtgctaaatttaaaaataaaagtattctaTAATATTATAATGTCTTCTACTGTATTACATTaaccaccatcatcatcctGGTCATAACACACACAATGCAAATGTTGGTTCATACCTTTCCCAGTGAGAGGGTGTTGCTGCTGAGGGCATGATCCACCAGCTCAGCCATCTCCTTTTTAAACAGCGCGGCATCCTTGCACTCATTAGCTCGGGCATGATTCAGAATCAACTCTGCCACACGCTCAccctgggacaaaaaaaaaaaaaaaaaaaaaaaaaagccacacaagaAATTCTGTGACTGTTTCATGGGTGGTGGTGTACAAATGACCAAAGCTGTGTCACTGTTCAAACACTTATCGTCATTGCAGATTAGTTAAAGACTGTTCTCATTCACATTTAGGCAGCTTATACATTGATGTTCTTCACAGTTTCATTCAGACACCCCCACAACACTTAGTCTTAAGTGCTGTAGGCACTTTACATAAAATGGCACAAAGTACATCTTAAAGAAGCTATAAAATTTTCCTGCATCGGTTCCTACCTGACGCAGCACCACAGCTGTGAAGACAGCCTTAAAGTTGGCAAGGTCACGGTCACTGAGCTGGGCTACAATGCCAGCATCCAACAAGACCAGCTGGATAGGACACGGCGGTGGCCTGACACTGACCACCACCGTGTCCAACAAATCAGTGAGCGTGGTTTTCCCATGGTGCTCCCCTGAAATACCAGTACCGTCTCCCGAGCCAGCGAGAGGACCCTGACACTGGACAAGTATGTTGCCTGGATGAAGATCCCCATGGACGAAGTTATCCAAAAAAACCTGGAATAAAGAAGTTTACATTGTCACATGATAGCATTCTGCACACATCCTTAAGTATATAAAACATTTATCGTTTACACCAATTGCCTTGGGTTGTGGATCTTACCATTTTCAGCAGCGTGTCTACTCCCATCTTGGCTATCCTCTGCTTCACTTCCTTGGGTACCTCGGAGCTCAAGTAGTTTGAAATGGGTTCACTCTCCTGAAAAGGAGGCTGAATATTAACTGAACTATGCTGTCATCAGTTAATGACCTCAATTACTTGCAGATCATTATACTCACTTCAAAGGTTTCCACTAAGATGCTTCTGGTGACAAATGGTCGCAAAGGAGTAGGGAACTTTACATAATCAAAATCACGGAAATTCGTCTGGAAACGCTCTATGTTTCTGGCTTCAAAACGGAGATCAATCTAAAACGCATGGAAATCGCACCTAACTGTGACCTGTCTTAGTACACAGAATGCTAAAGCTCTATTTAAAAGTCATGTGCAAAGTCAAA
The Maylandia zebra isolate NMK-2024a linkage group LG7, Mzebra_GT3a, whole genome shotgun sequence DNA segment above includes these coding regions:
- the adck2 gene encoding putative aarF domain-containing protein kinase 2 isoform X3, giving the protein MPHWLDALLWVTETSGPTFIKLGQWASTRRDIFSQDFCNRFSRLHVKVRPHSWAHTKQCLRRAFGEGWRRVLVFRSKEPVGSGCIAQVYRGWARVDQVEDPAFQSIVEEMEKDDLLEAWEIPGLGGMARSLRQLWRGSGEEESSEDKSLLDGQQEERLIPVAIKVVHPGVRRQVEIDLLLMKAGSWLLHCLPGLKWLSICEIVEEFEKLMTKQIDLRFEARNIERFQTNFRDFDYVKFPTPLRPFVTRSILVETFEESEPISNYLSSEVPKEVKQRIAKMGVDTLLKMVFLDNFVHGDLHPGNILVQCQGPLAGSGDGTGISGEHHGKTTLTDLLDTVVVSVRPPPCPIQLVLLDAGIVAQLSDRDLANFKAVFTAVVLRQGERVAELILNHARANECKDAALFKKEMAELVDHALSSNTLSLGKVQVADLLSRVFGLLIKHKVKLESNFSSIIFAIMVLEGLGRSLDPNLDILDLAKPLLLKNCASLL